A stretch of Chiloscyllium punctatum isolate Juve2018m chromosome 6, sChiPun1.3, whole genome shotgun sequence DNA encodes these proteins:
- the LOC140478442 gene encoding maestro heat-like repeat-containing protein family member 1, with the protein MASSKMEALLNSIMEVPLDESGLVSKTVSASLQELGRVDAEGVLMFCRKYIIHHRRLPLVRRTALLKAMAQLVRDNIDDVGRAAAKKLITLASIEMTKTKDVSDEHQEVASQLLLNVGHWFTKEAFDELLSMFQPKMSPFFFVVLALANLCKEHVHFMVPLLKPVLHTLLTMLPTVTDEKTKWVFCFALGIFSESILAYLFDIEEAPDPTVKKNLFFQEFSEAYDILFDVWLPLNEQNVSTAVIETLGQITHLIPFDKLENELPRLLPAILSMYQETASDFCVTQGLYGVLHTAVERNSEELTLQVDSLLANLHNQICIVAEQTADPYSQKQRKEILCCFKLLTPSFTFQIVEFLLLKLESTNNQIRLGTLLVLDHLINMVPLYMANQKNQILASMKLLLLANDNRVKGQLGQVIYTMARHNYLHLEGGKDMVEFVIRQCALPAAEDENATEHPLVAADNVVTDHDLRRWCEELMKLLTALPIDNVLWPFLFEFIIPVRCTNALATVCNSLVSLAMKRLESGSMESFLNYRENPNIPGPQALLTRLLTMASSIHEGKSRCAPALILLQVLGTDIHPAAPQVWEKEFPILLDYLQENSSKSVLQSQWEEKLVNVLFETLELIEDEDWLCQLLKELMNHLHSHYNFPQEKGFVYKCLGAVLQMIHSEDAVKRNLQEMLQTVRHNEALEKDGLAIGVGYSAVTHLDMVLNLLKEFAKLNIFKKTASYFQIIKDQEDIEIIKVKSTLISCYGNIMLCSPKDLTPSRIDNEIVENVLNHYNIKILGMKIEVRDLTLKLSLIKTVTQLAVACQPDKMPGYSFSRKGELLAYMQELIKTEPTEALLTPVRMCAINACMSLLKLQPQFGESKQLVQTCLSSVFNLPRLETDAIDEHPSLSLADRQALFNETLASLLDFLKQLLLCDLSPAGLQSVFASLETWIRCQKEYVRELAMETTLQLLVFYLEQVGTKEKVQSHSLGVLIGHMVLRCTDPSCVVRERAIESLYILLHIQMRFARVPVDQKGTEVEHLETIKDGLHQGNCHSMFRVCTDVGKVLSNCMPHDELLGLLFTLFPGLTDSQSNGSLAASIVTNVLITKRGASLTDVPEIIRALHKELQSIRQPHIARMGVHSISSLAAQHVPVILPCLLWYPVPFDRHIRDVWRSLLKDDSVAVPSIKYLLDNLKLLYESSKESLFSDVTNSEPHQPQAVICALHQMICHQGSDAVVEILYPQIFSTVLIHLSSSVQARLPRDILRFQADKKSFTLSHKPCHTTACHYSIEILQALLGEGKGAVTAMAGKGGWDLIKQAEVHHEGVALLAGTMANVAAPHLISIVELLTPVLANVHECQRITATAYFGELLNHPVVCELMLTDTLVASLLRCLIDDSPTVQWLAVKGLGHARTRASPKTEKYVVKLLPAMMSIMEQNCKANTLLTVEAMESVSKILDNLHQDYTDAILIELAMALQSFFESRQERVRAAAVGVVGKLLRFGSMQRNPVYLEYIYTALTSLLLHLNEKHEEVRQACKHVLALAGPWLPSERMCRHLQQLGFQDTDLNYENYLEVTARLMAEELPSRIAQCVKSCTVFFKSGQTEMRENAVTFASFLMHHAPAGYPQSPGANQMCKEIITLLSDHVQSVRIKVMAAIQRLYMY; encoded by the coding sequence ATGGCCAGTAGCAAGATGGAAGCCCTGCTGAATTCGATTATGGAGGTGCCTCTGGATGAAAGTGGCCTGGTGAGCAAGACCGTGTCTGCATCCCTTCAGGAACTGGGACGGGTGGACGCAGAAGGGGTGCTGATGTTCTGCCGTAAGTACATCATCCACCATCGGCGGCTGCCCCTGGTGCGCCGCACCGCGCTGTTGAAGGCCATGGCGCAGCTGGTGAGGGACAACATTGACGACGTGGGCCGGGCAGCGGCGAAGAAGCTCATCACCTTGGCTTCCATCGAAATGACCAAGACGAAGGATGTGTCCGATGAGCACCAGGAGGTCGCCAGCCAGCTGTTGCTGAACGTGGGCCACTGGTTCACCAAGGAGGCTTTTGACGAGCTGCTCTCGATGTTTCAGCCGAAGATGAGCCCCTTCTTTTTCGTGGTGCTGGCCCTCGCCAATCTGTGCAAAGAGCACGTGCATTTCATGGTCCCCTTACTGAAACCTGTGCTCCACACTCTGCTGACAATGCTTCCCACTGTCACGGACGAGAAAACCAAGTGGGTGTTCTGTTTTGCTTTGGGGATTTTTAGCGAGAGCATTCTGGCTTACCTCTTTGACATAGAGGAGGCCCCGGACCCCACAGTGAAGAAGAATCTATTCTTCCAGGAGTTCTCCGAGGCTTATGATATCCTGTTCGACGTGTGGCTGCCCTTGAACGAACAGAATGTGAGCACGGCGGTGATCGAGACTCTGGGCCAGATAACCCATCTGATCCCATTTGACAAGTTGGAGAACGAGCTGCCTAGGTTACTCCCAGCTATCCTGTCCATGTACCAGGAAACTGCCAGCGATTTCTGTGTCACACAGGGCCTGTATGGAGTCCTGCACACTGCTGTGGAGAGGAACAGCGAGGAGCTCACGTTGCAAGTTGACAGCCTGCTCGCCAACCTGCACAATCAGATTTGCATTGTGGCAGAGCAGACTGCTGACCCCTACTCTCAGAAGCAGCGGAAGGAGATCCTGTGCTGCTTCAAGCTCCTGACGCCGTCCTTTACCTTCCAGATCGTGGAGTTCCTCCTGCTGAAGCTGGAAAGTACCAACAACCAGATCCGACTGGGAACGCTGTTGGTGTTGGATCACCTCATCAACATGGTGCCGCTGTACATGGCCAACCAAAAGAACCAGATTCTGGCCAGTATGAAGTTGCTGCTCTTGGCTAACGACAACAGAGTGAAGGGACAGCTTGGCCAGGTCATCTACACCATGGCCCGGCACAATTACCTCCATTTGGAGGGAGGAAAGGATATGGTGGAGTTTGTCATCCGACAGTGTGCTCTGCCCGCCGCGGAGGACGAGAATGCCACCGAGCACCCTCTCGTTGCCGCTGACAATGTGGTCACAGACCACGATTTGCGGCGGTGGTGTGAGGAACTGATGAAACTGCTGACGGCGTTACCCATCGACAACGTTCTCTGGCCGTTTCTCTTTGAGTTTATCATCCCCGTGCGATGCACCAACGCTTTGGCCACGGTGTGCAATTCCTTGGTCTCCCTGGCGATGAAGAGACTGGAGTCTGGCTCAATGGAGAGTTTTCTCAATTACAGGGAGAATCCCAACATTCCTGGGCCTCAAGCGCTGCTAACCCGACTGCTGACTATGGCGTCTTCAATACATGAGGGAAAAAGCAGGTGCGCTCCCGCTCTGATCCTGCTGCAAGTCCTGGGCACGGATATCCACCCAGCGGCTCCTCAAGTCTGGGAGAAGGAGTTCCCAATTCTGCTTGACTACCTTCAGGAAAATTCCAGCAAGTCTGTGCTCCAGAGCCAATGGGAAGAAAAGCTAGTGAATGTTTTGTTTGAGACCCTGGAGCTGATCGAGGATGAGGATTGGCTGTGCCAGCTTCTCAAGGAGCTGATGAACCACCTTCACAGCCATTATAACTTTCCACAAGAGAAAGGGTTCGTCTATAAGTGCTTGGGAGCAGTGCTGCAAATGATCCACAGTGAAGATGCGGTGAAGAGGAATCTCCAGGAGATGCTTCAGACGGTGAGGCATAACGAGGCATTGGAGAAAGACGGCTTAGCCATTGGGGTTGGTTACAGTGCTGTCACCCATTTGGACATGGTGCTGAACCTCCTGAAGGAGTTCGCAaagctgaatatttttaagaagaCAGCAAGCTACTTTCAGATCATTAAGGACCAGGAGGATATTGAGATAATCAAAGTGAAAAGCACACTCATCTCATGCTATGGGAATATCATGTTGTGCTCTCCAAAGGACCTCACGCCATCCAGAATAGACAATGAAATTGTGGAGAATGTCCTCAACCACTACAACATCAAGATCCTGGGAATGAAGATTGAGGTCAGGGACCTGACGTTGAAGTTAAGTCTGATCAAGACAGTGACTCAGTTAGCAGTAGCCTGCCAGCCTGACAAAATGCCAGGCTACAGCTTCAGCAGAAAGGGAGAACTGCTGGCCTATATGCAAGAGCTCATCAAGACTGAACCAACAGAGGCACTCTTGACCCCAGTCCGAATGTGCGCCATTAACGCTTGTATGTCGCTCTTAAAACTGCAGCCCCAGTTTGGTGAAAGCAAGCAACTGGTTCAGACGTGCCTGAGCAGTGTCTTCAACTTGCCCCGGTTGGAGACGGATGCCATCGATGAGCACCCAAGCCTGAGCTTGGCGGACAGGCAGGCATTGTTTAATGAGACCCTGGCCTCGCTGCTGGACTTCCTGAAGCAGCTCTTGCTTTGTGACCTGTCACCAGCTGGACTTCAGTCAGTGTTTGCCAGCCTCGAGACCTGGATTCGGTGCCAGAAAGAGTACGTGCGGGAACTGGCGATGGAGACCACCTTACAGCTATTGGTGTTTTACCTGGAACAAGTTGGCACCAAGGAGAAGGTTCAATCGCATAGCTTGGGTGTCCTCATTGGTCACATGGTGCTCCGATGCACAGATCCATCATGTGTGGTAAGGGAGAGGGCTATTGAAAGCTTATACATCCTACTTCACATTCAGATGCGCTTTGCGAGGGTGCCTGTAGATCAGAAAGGCACAGAGGTGGAACACCTGGAAACCATCAAAGATGGGTTACATCAGGGGAACTGCCATTCCATGTTTCGAGTCTGCACTGACGTCGGCAAAGTCCTTTCAAATTGCATGCCCCATGACGAGCTGTTGGGTTTGCTCTTCACCTTGTTCCCCGGTCTCACTGACAGTCAGTCCAATGGCTCCCTCGCAGCCTCAATTGTCACCAACGTCCTCATTACAAAGCGTGGGGCCAGCCTGACCGATGTCCCAGAGATTATCAGAGCCCTCCACAAGGAGCTGCAGTCCATCAGGCAGCCTCACATAGCACGCATGGGGGTACACTCCATCTCCAGCCTGGCAGCCCAGCATGTGCCGGTCATATTGCCTTGCCTCTTGTGGTACCCCGTCCCGTTCGACAGACACATCCGTGACGTGTGGCGCTCCCTGCTCAAGGATGACTCGGTTGCCGTGCCCTCCATTAAGTACTTGTTGGACAATTTGAAGCTTTTGTACGAAAGCAGCAAAGAGTCGCTTTTCAGTGACGTGACCAACTCAGAGCCCCACCAACCTCAAGCTGTGATCTGCGCTCTCCATCAAATGATATGTCACCAGGGCTCAGATGCCGTGGTTGAGATCCTTTACCCCCAGATATTCAGCACGGTTCTCATTCACCTCAGTTCCAGTGTCCAGGCCCGATTGCCTCGGGACATTTTACGGTTCCAGGCGGATAAGAAGTCCTTCACCCTCTCTCATAAGCCATGTCATACCACGGCCTGCCATTACTCCATTGAGATCCTGCAGGCACTcctgggggaggggaagggggcggTCACCGCCATGGCTGGGAAAGGAGGCTGGGACCTGATCAAACAGGCCGAGGTGCACCACGAAGGGGTGGCGCTGCTGGCCGGCACCATGGCCAATGTCGCAGCCCCCCACTTGATCAGCATCGTCGAGCTGCTGACCCCTGTCCTGGCGAACGTCCACGAATGCCAGAGGATCACGGCGACCGCCTATTTCGGGGAGCTTCTCAACCACCCGGTGGTGTGCGAGCTGATGCTGACGGACACGCTGGTGGCCAGTCTGCTCCGGTGTCTGATTGATGACTCGCCCACGGTCCAGTGGTTGGCGGTCAAGGGCCTGGGACACGCCAGGACCAGGGCCTCGCCCAAGACGGAAAAGTATGTGGTGAAGCTGCTACCCGCCATGATGTCCATCATGGAGCAGAACTGCAAGGCCAACACCCTCCTGACCGTTGAGGCGATGGAGAGCGTCTCGAAGATCTTGGATAACCTGCACCAGGACTACACCGACGCCATCCTCATCGAGCTGGCTATGGCGTTGCAGTCCTTCTTTGAAAGCCGACAGGAGAGGGTGAGGGCCGCCGCAGTTGgcgtggtgggcaagctgttgcgGTTCGGCAGTATGCAGAGGAACCCGGTGTATCTGGAGTACATCTACACGGCCCTGACTAGCCTGCTGCTTCACCTCAACGAGAAGCACGAGGAGGTCCGCCAGGCCTGCAAACACGTGCTGGCCCTGGCCGGTCCCTGGCTGCCGTCAGAGAGGATGTGCCGGCACCTCCAGCAGCTCGGCTTCCAGGACACCGACCTGAACTACGAGAACTACCTGGAGGTGACCGCCCGCCTCATGGCCGAGGAACTGCCCTCCAGGATCGCCCAGTGTGTCAAGAGCTGCACTGTCTTCTTCAAGAGTGGGCAGACGGAGATGCGGGAGAATGCCGTCACGTTTGCCAGCTTCCTCATGCATCATGCCCCGGCTGGTTACCCTCAATCGCCTGGCGCCAACCAGATGTGCAAGGAGATTATCACCTTGCTGTCCGACCATGTACAGAGTGTCCGCATCAAAGTGATGGCCGCAATCCAGAGACTCTACATGTACTGA